A genomic window from Triticum urartu cultivar G1812 chromosome 7, Tu2.1, whole genome shotgun sequence includes:
- the LOC125524429 gene encoding 7-deoxyloganetin glucosyltransferase-like isoform X1, with protein sequence MGSLPPAGERPHAVMMPYPAQGHVTPMLKLAKLLHTRGFHVTFVNNEFNHLRLLGAQQSQAAVDRLCSLPGFRFATIADGLPPSDLEASRDTPALIYSTMTTCRPRFKELVVKLNEEAEASGGAVPPVTCVVADSITSFAISVARELGLRCAVLWTASACGFMGYYHYKDLLDRGLVPLKEEAQLSNGYLDMIIDWIPAMPKDLRLRDLPSYLRTTDPDDIMFNFFIHEVPAMSQASAVVINTWDELDAPLLDAMSKLLPPIYTAGPLHLTARNNVPEESPISSIGSNLWKEQDAPVRWLDGRPPRSVVHVNFGSTTVMSKEHMLEFAWGLANTGYAFLWNVRPDLVKGDVKAALPPEFYAATEGRSMLSTWCPQQEVLEHEAVGVFLTHSGWNSSLEGICGGVPMVCWPFFAEQQTNCRFKCTEWGIGMEIGDDVRRTEVEAMIREAMEGEQGREMRRRVLELRQSAVASARRDGRSMRNVDRLIKEVLLA encoded by the exons ATGGGGTCCCTGCCGCCGGCGGGCGAGAGGCCGCACGCCGTGATGATGCCGTACCCGGCGCAGGGCCACGTCACGCCGATGCTGAAGCTGGCCAAGCTGCTCCACACCAGGGGCTTCCACGTCACCTTCGTCAACAACGAGTTCAACCACCTCCGCCTGCTGGGCGCGCAGCAGTCGCAGGCCGCCGTGGACAGGCTCTGCAGCCTGCCGGGGTTCCGCTTCGCCACCATCGCCGACGGCCTTCCGCCGTCCGACCTCGAGGCCTCGCGGGACACCCCCGCGCTGATCTACTCCACCATGACCACCTGCCGTCCCAGGTTCAAGGAGCTCGTCGTCAAGCTCAACGAAGAGGCCGAGGCCTCCGGCGGCGCCGTGCCGCCTGTTACCTGCGTGGTGGCCGATAGCATCACGAGCTTCGCCATTAGCGTCGCGCGTGAGCTCGGCCTCCGCTGCGCCGTGCTCTGGACCGCCAGCGCATGTGGTTTCATGGGCTACTACCACTACAAGGATCTACTCGACCGTGGACTCGTCCCTCTCAAAG AAGAGGCTCAGTTGAGCAATGGATACTTGGACATGATCATCGACTGGATACCGGCGATGCCCAAGGACCTGCGGCTGCGTGACCTCCCGAGCTATTTGCGCACCACGGACCCTGATGACATCATGTTCAACTTCTTCATCCACGAGGTACCCGCCATGTCGCAGGCGTCAGCGGTGGTCATCAACACCTGGGACGAGCTCGACGCGCCCTTGCTTGATGCCATGTCCAAGCTCCTGCCGCCCATCTACACGGCGGGGCCACTCCATTTGACGGCTCGCAACAATGTGCCGGAGGAGAGCCCTATCTCCAGCATTGGGTCCAACCTGTGGAAGGAGCAGGACGCTCCCGTCCGGTGGCTCGACGGCCGGCCGCCGCGCTCCGTGGTGCACGTCAATTTCGGGAGCACCACGGTGATGTCCAAGGAGCATATGCTGGAGTTCGCGTGGGGGCTGGCCAACACTGGCTACGCCTTCCTATGGAACGTGCGGCCTGACCTCGTCAAGGGCGACGTCAAGGCCGCACTTCCGCCGGAGTTCTATGCGGCAACCGAGGGGCGGAGCATGCTGTCGACGTGGTGCCCGCAGCAGGAGGTGCTGGAACACGAGGCCGTAGGGGTGTTCCTCACACACTCTGGGTGGAACTCATCGCTAGAAGGCATCTGCGGCGGCGTGCCGATGGTGTGCTGGCCCTTCTTCGCGGAGCAGCAGACCAACTGCCGTTTCAAGTGTACGGAGTGGGGCATCGGGATGGAGATTGGGGACGACGTGAGGAGGACCGAGGTGGAGGCCATGATACGGGAGGCCATGGAGGGGGAGCAGGGGCGAGAGATGCGACGACGCGTGCTAGAGCTTCGCCAGAGCGCCGTGGCCTCCGCACGGCGTGACGGAAGATCCATGCGCAATGTTGATAGGCTCATCAAGGAGGTGCTTCTGGCTTGA
- the LOC125524429 gene encoding 7-deoxyloganetin glucosyltransferase-like isoform X2 encodes MGSLPPAGERPHAVMMPYPAQGHVTPMLKLAKLLHTRGFHVTFVNNEFNHLRLLGAQQSQAAVDRLCSLPGFRFATIADGLPPSDLEASRDTPALIYSTMTTCRPRFKELVVKLNEEAEASGGAVPPVTCVVADSITSFAISVARELGLRCAVLWTASACGFMGYYHYKDLLDRGLVPLKEAQLSNGYLDMIIDWIPAMPKDLRLRDLPSYLRTTDPDDIMFNFFIHEVPAMSQASAVVINTWDELDAPLLDAMSKLLPPIYTAGPLHLTARNNVPEESPISSIGSNLWKEQDAPVRWLDGRPPRSVVHVNFGSTTVMSKEHMLEFAWGLANTGYAFLWNVRPDLVKGDVKAALPPEFYAATEGRSMLSTWCPQQEVLEHEAVGVFLTHSGWNSSLEGICGGVPMVCWPFFAEQQTNCRFKCTEWGIGMEIGDDVRRTEVEAMIREAMEGEQGREMRRRVLELRQSAVASARRDGRSMRNVDRLIKEVLLA; translated from the exons ATGGGGTCCCTGCCGCCGGCGGGCGAGAGGCCGCACGCCGTGATGATGCCGTACCCGGCGCAGGGCCACGTCACGCCGATGCTGAAGCTGGCCAAGCTGCTCCACACCAGGGGCTTCCACGTCACCTTCGTCAACAACGAGTTCAACCACCTCCGCCTGCTGGGCGCGCAGCAGTCGCAGGCCGCCGTGGACAGGCTCTGCAGCCTGCCGGGGTTCCGCTTCGCCACCATCGCCGACGGCCTTCCGCCGTCCGACCTCGAGGCCTCGCGGGACACCCCCGCGCTGATCTACTCCACCATGACCACCTGCCGTCCCAGGTTCAAGGAGCTCGTCGTCAAGCTCAACGAAGAGGCCGAGGCCTCCGGCGGCGCCGTGCCGCCTGTTACCTGCGTGGTGGCCGATAGCATCACGAGCTTCGCCATTAGCGTCGCGCGTGAGCTCGGCCTCCGCTGCGCCGTGCTCTGGACCGCCAGCGCATGTGGTTTCATGGGCTACTACCACTACAAGGATCTACTCGACCGTGGACTCGTCCCTCTCAAAG AGGCTCAGTTGAGCAATGGATACTTGGACATGATCATCGACTGGATACCGGCGATGCCCAAGGACCTGCGGCTGCGTGACCTCCCGAGCTATTTGCGCACCACGGACCCTGATGACATCATGTTCAACTTCTTCATCCACGAGGTACCCGCCATGTCGCAGGCGTCAGCGGTGGTCATCAACACCTGGGACGAGCTCGACGCGCCCTTGCTTGATGCCATGTCCAAGCTCCTGCCGCCCATCTACACGGCGGGGCCACTCCATTTGACGGCTCGCAACAATGTGCCGGAGGAGAGCCCTATCTCCAGCATTGGGTCCAACCTGTGGAAGGAGCAGGACGCTCCCGTCCGGTGGCTCGACGGCCGGCCGCCGCGCTCCGTGGTGCACGTCAATTTCGGGAGCACCACGGTGATGTCCAAGGAGCATATGCTGGAGTTCGCGTGGGGGCTGGCCAACACTGGCTACGCCTTCCTATGGAACGTGCGGCCTGACCTCGTCAAGGGCGACGTCAAGGCCGCACTTCCGCCGGAGTTCTATGCGGCAACCGAGGGGCGGAGCATGCTGTCGACGTGGTGCCCGCAGCAGGAGGTGCTGGAACACGAGGCCGTAGGGGTGTTCCTCACACACTCTGGGTGGAACTCATCGCTAGAAGGCATCTGCGGCGGCGTGCCGATGGTGTGCTGGCCCTTCTTCGCGGAGCAGCAGACCAACTGCCGTTTCAAGTGTACGGAGTGGGGCATCGGGATGGAGATTGGGGACGACGTGAGGAGGACCGAGGTGGAGGCCATGATACGGGAGGCCATGGAGGGGGAGCAGGGGCGAGAGATGCGACGACGCGTGCTAGAGCTTCGCCAGAGCGCCGTGGCCTCCGCACGGCGTGACGGAAGATCCATGCGCAATGTTGATAGGCTCATCAAGGAGGTGCTTCTGGCTTGA